From Desulfovibrio legallii, one genomic window encodes:
- the dgt gene encoding dGTP triphosphohydrolase — protein sequence MANIEDSKLLSKRIHTEDNNFLDGRKCFQLDRDRIIHSRAFRRLMHKTQIFNANKGDHYRNRLTHTIEVSQIARTIARLLSANEDLVEAIALGHDLGHTPFGHIGERTIRELLDKETVQDRTSEFKLGFKHNFQSVHIVANIEERCDEYKGLNLTTATKEGILKHTSINHHDYSDVLSKETLFLDKNNSITIEGQIVAIADEIAQVTHDIEDGIRSNIIDFNDFIKLELVAKYAKTKHFFKGECTECKRFEVSYNNKNRIIKGLVGCFINDVHQNSNKLISEYHKNHTEPDFMTESNIYHEKCVCFSDEYTNGIEEISKFRNSAILSSQEISQSDSKSEFFIKQIFNAYKAHPMQLPDYILKRFTGFEKRPQNQQELGNFSRNKLYRCIADHIAGMTDQFACREYIRLYMPDAQLIGG from the coding sequence ATGGCAAACATAGAAGATAGTAAATTGCTTTCAAAAAGAATTCATACTGAAGATAACAACTTCTTAGATGGTAGAAAATGTTTTCAGCTTGACAGAGATAGAATCATTCACTCACGCGCATTTCGGCGACTGATGCATAAGACTCAAATTTTTAACGCCAACAAAGGCGACCATTATCGCAACAGACTTACACACACCATTGAAGTTTCCCAAATTGCACGCACTATCGCCAGACTGTTAAGTGCAAATGAAGACCTTGTTGAAGCTATTGCATTGGGTCACGACCTTGGACACACCCCATTTGGTCATATTGGTGAAAGAACCATAAGAGAACTACTCGATAAAGAGACAGTACAAGATAGAACTTCCGAGTTCAAATTGGGCTTTAAACACAATTTTCAATCTGTGCATATTGTTGCTAACATTGAAGAACGCTGTGATGAATACAAAGGATTAAATCTCACAACTGCTACAAAAGAAGGTATTCTGAAGCATACAAGCATTAATCACCATGACTACAGCGATGTACTTTCAAAAGAAACATTATTTTTGGACAAAAATAATTCAATCACTATTGAAGGACAAATTGTAGCCATTGCAGATGAAATAGCGCAAGTGACACACGACATAGAAGACGGAATACGCAGCAATATAATTGACTTTAACGATTTCATAAAGTTGGAATTAGTGGCAAAATATGCAAAGACAAAACATTTTTTCAAAGGCGAATGTACAGAGTGCAAGAGATTTGAAGTCTCTTACAACAACAAAAATCGCATAATAAAAGGGCTAGTTGGATGTTTCATTAATGATGTTCATCAGAATTCCAACAAACTAATTTCAGAGTACCATAAAAACCATACAGAACCTGATTTTATGACAGAATCCAATATCTATCATGAAAAATGTGTATGTTTTTCAGATGAGTACACTAATGGAATTGAGGAAATATCAAAATTTAGAAATTCTGCAATTCTTTCATCCCAAGAGATATCACAATCTGATTCAAAGTCTGAATTTTTTATTAAACAAATATTCAATGCTTACAAAGCACACCCTATGCAATTACCAGATTACATTTTAAAAAGATTCACCGGCTTTGAAAAACGACCACAAAACCAACAAGAGCTAGGTAATTTTAGCCGAAACAAATTGTATCGATGCATCGCAGACCATATTGCCGGAATGACCGACCAATTTGCTTGTCGAGAGTACATTCGCTTGTATATGCCGGATGCCCAACTAATTGGCGGTTAA